A window of the Dongshaea marina genome harbors these coding sequences:
- a CDS encoding long-chain-fatty-acid--CoA ligase, giving the protein MEKTPQIAQQIGQQPKGSSSKRSPAQPDNQSLYQNLEQVASEFAERPCLEFLGRSYSYQAIYDEVQQLAAGLQQQGVAKGDRVILFLPNCPYYVISYYALLKIGAIVVNSNPLYAPGELEHQIQDCGAKILITLDLKILCDKVMKQLPHTGLEKVLICRLARAMSTVKGALFSLFQFHKTLHPRGAEFLEYAELIANSGEVTPVKVNRDDIAVLQYTGGTTGNPKGAILTHGNLIANTAQVMAWFADARIGEERILGVLPMFHVFAMTSILNMGIALGAEIVLLPRFQLEQMLKCIDRQRPTLMMGVPSIYSAVNHSPLVKRYDLSSVKYCISGGAPLPMDTKQQFESLTGCRLVEGYGLTEASPVCACNPMDGVNKEGSIGLALPETRIEVREIESPHQLLNVGEKGEICIVGPQVTQGYWHNERATANAIKEGRLHTGDVGYMDEQGYIFLLDRLKDIIICNGYSIYPRVIEEAINRHGAVAEVTVIGVAEAEHGEIPKAFIKCVEGMEVSEAELLEFLKEHLSPMEMPRAIEFRQVLPKTMIGKLSKKELREEHQHKSTGG; this is encoded by the coding sequence ATGGAGAAAACGCCACAGATAGCGCAACAGATTGGGCAGCAACCCAAGGGTTCGAGTTCAAAGAGAAGTCCGGCACAGCCGGATAATCAGTCGCTCTATCAGAACCTGGAGCAGGTTGCGAGCGAGTTCGCTGAGCGCCCCTGCCTGGAGTTTCTGGGACGAAGCTACAGTTACCAGGCGATCTATGATGAGGTGCAGCAGCTTGCCGCCGGGTTGCAGCAGCAAGGAGTTGCTAAAGGCGATCGGGTGATCCTCTTCTTGCCAAACTGCCCCTACTATGTGATTAGTTATTACGCCCTGCTAAAAATTGGTGCCATAGTCGTCAACTCCAATCCACTGTATGCCCCGGGTGAGCTGGAGCACCAGATCCAGGATTGTGGTGCAAAAATTCTGATCACCCTGGATCTTAAGATCTTGTGCGATAAGGTGATGAAGCAGCTTCCCCACACAGGTTTAGAAAAAGTGCTGATCTGTCGCCTCGCCCGAGCGATGTCAACCGTCAAGGGAGCTCTGTTTTCACTATTCCAGTTTCATAAAACGCTCCATCCCAGGGGAGCGGAGTTTCTCGAGTACGCTGAGCTTATAGCTAATTCCGGCGAAGTGACTCCCGTGAAAGTAAATCGAGACGATATCGCGGTCCTGCAGTACACAGGGGGGACCACGGGAAACCCCAAGGGTGCGATATTGACCCATGGAAACCTTATCGCCAATACGGCTCAGGTCATGGCCTGGTTCGCCGATGCCAGGATAGGCGAGGAGCGGATCCTCGGGGTACTGCCGATGTTCCATGTATTTGCCATGACCAGCATCCTGAACATGGGGATCGCCCTTGGAGCCGAGATCGTTCTGCTACCCCGTTTTCAACTCGAGCAGATGCTTAAATGCATCGATCGCCAGAGGCCCACCCTGATGATGGGGGTCCCTTCCATCTATAGTGCGGTGAATCATTCTCCCCTGGTCAAGCGCTATGATCTCTCCTCGGTTAAATATTGCATCTCGGGGGGCGCTCCGCTGCCTATGGATACCAAGCAGCAGTTTGAGAGCCTGACTGGTTGCCGATTGGTGGAGGGCTATGGACTGACAGAAGCCTCGCCGGTTTGTGCCTGCAACCCGATGGATGGTGTGAATAAGGAGGGATCGATCGGTCTCGCGCTTCCCGAAACCCGGATCGAGGTCAGGGAGATTGAATCGCCTCACCAGCTGCTCAATGTCGGTGAGAAGGGGGAGATCTGTATTGTGGGTCCCCAGGTGACCCAGGGGTACTGGCACAACGAAAGAGCCACCGCAAACGCCATTAAAGAGGGGCGGCTACACACCGGGGATGTTGGTTATATGGATGAACAGGGCTATATCTTCCTGCTCGATCGACTCAAGGATATCATCATCTGTAACGGCTATAGCATCTACCCAAGAGTGATTGAGGAGGCGATTAATCGTCATGGCGCGGTTGCGGAGGTGACGGTGATCGGAGTTGCAGAGGCGGAGCATGGCGAGATCCCCAAAGCCTTTATCAAGTGTGTTGAAGGCATGGAGGTCAGTGAAGCCGAGCTTCTGGAGTTTCTCAAGGAGCACCTGTCGCCGATGGAGATGCCAAGGGCCATAGAGTTTCGTCAGGTGCTTCCTAAAACCATGATCGGCAAGCTCTCCAAAAAAGAGCTGAGGGAAGAACATCAGCATAAGAGCACGGGAGGCTAA
- a CDS encoding serine aminopeptidase domain-containing protein — protein sequence MDKELDLEFKPTYDWCVRAFSLVKKRLGINICLHDDDDSFANGDIYLFNHFARFETIIPQYLIYQSTGQYCRCVAAGELFNASQSFASFLYGLGALPHNYPRLLPFLAAEILRGRKVIFFPEGGMVKDRQVMEDSGEFSVFSPTAKMRRKHHKGAAVLALMVELFKQRVQAVFEAKDHRRLERWAHALQIDSIDSLLEVANKPTEIIPANITFYPIRACDNILSRSAEFFSKGSNPRLVEEVLIEANILLKDCDMDIRISRPLHVQNVWHWWERKLLAIVFHQINALDDFFRFSEAPGTTTQKLFKICSLRGTSRLRDYYMEAIYSGVTVNLYHLASLLIRRLVELGKQRLPKPLYHKALYLAIKACQADDKVHLHASLDNPENYWQLARGQTCPELEKYLVSEGCAEHIRQQGRYYCFDDSLIRQSSFNRVRLENLIQVYANEVTPIHGAVSSVEDACNTLLSLERTQWAWHLYDDERRSAQFDWQRFQKKPYLAINQKEQARGAGKPYLYLPEGPRNKIGVLLVHGLLASPAELSSFARQISDLGYVALGVRLKGHGSSPWDLKDRRWFEWLESIQRGRRILSAFADRIFLVGFATGGTLCLLEAARHSKGICGVAAVSVPWEFKTSHLMAAYLAYGWEQLTSWTPVVKKKGIFRDYLSENPALNYHSFPTRIAYELHLLHDELARELPEISCPIRLYQGTDDPVVEARGVKELFKLIGSKNKQLQMIESVNHGILHQNIGDCQRRILDFIGELEKQQVDLS from the coding sequence ATGGACAAAGAGCTGGATCTTGAGTTTAAACCGACCTATGACTGGTGTGTTCGGGCTTTCTCGCTGGTCAAAAAGCGCCTGGGGATCAATATCTGTCTTCACGATGACGACGACAGCTTTGCCAATGGCGACATTTACCTGTTTAATCACTTCGCTCGCTTTGAAACCATCATTCCTCAATACCTGATCTATCAATCCACCGGCCAGTACTGCCGCTGCGTTGCCGCCGGAGAACTGTTTAATGCCAGCCAGTCCTTTGCCAGCTTTCTGTATGGATTGGGCGCACTTCCCCACAACTACCCAAGACTGCTGCCGTTTCTTGCTGCGGAAATTCTCAGGGGGCGAAAGGTTATTTTCTTCCCCGAGGGTGGCATGGTCAAAGATCGCCAGGTGATGGAGGACTCCGGGGAGTTCAGTGTGTTCTCACCCACGGCTAAGATGAGAAGGAAGCATCATAAGGGCGCTGCGGTTCTGGCGCTGATGGTTGAGCTTTTCAAACAAAGGGTGCAGGCCGTTTTTGAGGCTAAGGATCACCGGCGGCTGGAGCGCTGGGCCCATGCTTTGCAAATTGACTCCATTGACTCTCTTCTTGAGGTCGCCAATAAACCGACAGAGATCATCCCTGCCAATATCACCTTTTATCCGATTCGTGCCTGCGACAATATCCTGAGCCGCAGCGCCGAGTTTTTTAGCAAAGGGAGTAACCCAAGATTGGTTGAGGAGGTGTTGATCGAAGCAAATATTCTCCTTAAAGATTGCGATATGGATATTCGGATCAGTCGTCCGTTGCATGTGCAGAACGTTTGGCACTGGTGGGAGAGAAAGCTGCTTGCAATCGTGTTTCACCAGATCAATGCCCTGGATGATTTCTTCAGATTTTCTGAAGCACCCGGCACCACTACGCAAAAGCTATTTAAGATTTGCAGCCTGCGTGGCACCAGTCGGCTTCGTGATTATTATATGGAAGCCATCTATTCCGGGGTGACCGTTAATCTCTACCACCTGGCCTCCCTGTTGATCCGCCGCCTGGTTGAGCTGGGTAAGCAGAGGCTTCCCAAGCCCCTCTATCATAAGGCTCTGTATCTTGCGATCAAGGCGTGTCAGGCCGATGACAAGGTGCATCTGCATGCTAGCTTGGACAACCCGGAGAACTATTGGCAGCTCGCCCGGGGACAAACCTGCCCCGAGCTGGAAAAATACCTTGTCTCCGAGGGGTGTGCGGAGCATATCCGCCAGCAGGGGCGTTACTACTGCTTTGATGATTCCCTGATCCGGCAATCCAGCTTTAACCGGGTTCGTCTTGAAAACCTCATCCAGGTCTATGCTAACGAGGTTACGCCGATCCACGGGGCGGTATCCTCCGTTGAGGATGCCTGCAACACTCTGCTATCTCTGGAGCGAACTCAGTGGGCCTGGCATCTGTATGATGATGAACGGCGCAGCGCCCAATTTGACTGGCAGAGATTTCAGAAGAAACCTTATCTTGCGATCAATCAAAAGGAGCAGGCCAGGGGCGCGGGAAAACCCTATCTCTATCTTCCGGAAGGTCCCCGTAACAAAATCGGGGTACTGCTGGTGCATGGCCTATTGGCCTCACCGGCTGAGCTCTCGAGTTTTGCCAGGCAGATATCGGATCTTGGCTATGTGGCTTTGGGGGTGCGCCTTAAGGGCCATGGCTCCTCACCCTGGGATCTCAAGGATCGGCGCTGGTTTGAGTGGCTCGAGTCGATTCAGCGGGGTCGAAGAATCTTATCCGCCTTTGCCGATCGTATCTTCCTGGTAGGTTTTGCAACCGGGGGAACCCTCTGTCTGTTAGAGGCGGCCCGTCACTCTAAGGGTATCTGCGGGGTTGCCGCAGTCTCAGTGCCCTGGGAGTTTAAGACCAGCCATTTGATGGCTGCTTATCTTGCCTACGGCTGGGAGCAGCTCACCAGCTGGACACCCGTGGTGAAGAAGAAGGGAATCTTTCGCGATTACCTGTCCGAGAATCCGGCGCTGAATTATCACAGTTTCCCGACCCGGATCGCCTATGAACTCCATCTGTTACACGACGAACTTGCCCGGGAACTGCCTGAAATATCCTGTCCGATCCGTCTTTATCAGGGAACCGATGATCCCGTGGTGGAGGCCCGGGGGGTGAAGGAGCTGTTTAAACTCATCGGCTCAAAGAATAAGCAGCTGCAGATGATTGAGTCGGTCAACCACGGGATCCTGCATCAGAATATCGGCGATTGTCAGCGCAGGATTTTGGATTTTATCGGGGAGCTTGAGAAGCAACAGGTTGATCTGAGCTAG